The DNA sequence GTGGTTGGCAGTCAGGATGTCGGCAGGGCCTTTTACGACCATGAACGGCCATTGATCGGTCAGATGCTGTTAAAGGATTACTCATCCTCCCAGTACAGGCGTTTTTTCCCATCCCCTGATCTGGACATCGACCTTGATCAAGGATCAGTGGTGGTCAAAGGTTTCATGGGATACAGGGGCAAGATCCAGGGATACTACCAGGTGACCGCCCAGAAGATCGTGCTGGATGGGCAGGTCATCGGAGCAATAGAACTTATCCAGGATCTCAACGCCCTGACATTTCTGCAGGAAGAAGCCGCCAGGAAGCAGGCAGCCCTGCACAGCATAGTCAATCACCTGCCATTTCCCATGGTCCAGACCACATTGCAGGGAAGTGTGATCTTTATCAACAAGACCGCCCTGGATTTTCTGGGTGAAATGTCCGGAGCCGACCCTCAGGATTTGCCTCTGAATATCTTCAAGGTCTATCCTGAGCTGGAGAATGAGTTTTCATCATTTCTAAGGGGACTGGCTAAGGAAAAAGATGACCTTTATCATCAGGAAAGGCAGCACAGCAAGATCATCTACAGAGAAGGATCCAGCCTGGATGTGACCTGTCTCAGTCCGCCCGGCCAGAGCAGTGAACTGATCTGGATCATCCGCAATGTTTCCCATAAGGAAAGAGAGTCCCAGCTGAATACAGCTCTGGCCATGGTCGGAACCATCAGCCACGAACTGTCTCAGCCCCTGACAGCCATTATTAATTCGTCTCAACTGCTGTCCAGAACAAAGCCTGAGGATGTGGAGCGGGCCAGGAGACATCAAAAAATTATTAATGAACAGGGTGAGAGGCTGTTTGGAATATATAGAAAGCTTCAGAATATAACTCAGGTCCGGATGCAGAAATATCTGGACACCCAGATTCTTGACCTGGACGAGTCAGCCGAAGAAATGAGGGCTGTTGAGGACAAAAAGAAATGAGGAATTACTGAATCTTCAGAAAAGCCGGTTCTAAAACAGCCTTGACCGGGTCAGGCCGGTTTTTCAGGAAAGGCAGCTAATCCATCCCCAGGTAAGCCTCCTGGACACTGGGGTTTTCCATGAGTTCCTTTGCAGTTCCCTGCAAGATGATTTTTCCGGTTTCCAGAACATAGCCTTTGTGGGCGGTCTGCAGGGCCATCTGGGCGTTCTGCTCCACCAGAAGGATGGTGGTGCCCTGGGAATTGATCCTGGTTATGACTTCAAAGATATTTTCCACCACAATGGGAGCCAGGCCCAGAGACGGCTCATCCAGCAGCAGGAGCTTTGGCCTGGCCATGAGGGCCCTGGCAATGGCCAGCATCTGCTGCTCGCCGCCGGAAAGGGTTCCTCCGGCCTGTTTTCTGCGTTCCCCCAGAATGGGGAAGAGTTCAAAGGCGTGTTTTTCGTCCAGCTTTATGCCTTTGCGGTCTTTTCTCAGATAAGCGCCCATAAGCAGGTTTTCATAAACAGTGAGTCTGGGAAAAATCATTCTTCCTTCAGGGACCTGGGTGATGCCCATGGAAACTATACCATCGGTGGGTGCATTGGTAATCTCCTGACCCTGGAAAAAGATCCTGCCCTGCCTGGGTCTGGTGATTCCGCTGATGCTCATAAGGGTGGTGGACTTGCCTGCCCCGTTGGACCCGATGAGAGTAACGATTTCACCCTGTTTTACCTCCAGGCTCAGGCCCTTGATGGCGTGAATGTTCCCATAATAAGTGTGAATGTCTTCAACCTTAAGCATCAGCAGCTCCCCGGCCCAGATAGGCCTCAATGACCTTGGGGTTTTCCCTGATTTCCCTGGGACCCCCCTGGGCGATCTTTATCCCGTGATCCAGAACCACCAGCCGTTTACAGATGGTCATCACCAGTTTCATATCATGTTCAATAAGGATGACGGTTATTCCAAGATCAGAAATCCGGTGGATCAGTTCTGTCAGAGCCCTGGTTTCTTTGGGGTTCATCCCGGCGGCCGGTTCATCCAGAAGGAGAAGTCTTGGCTCGGTGGCCAGGGATCTGGCAATTTCCAGCTTGCGCTGGAACCCGTAGGACAGACTGGCAGCCGGATAAAAAGCAAATTTTTCCAGACCGACAAACTTGAGCCACTCCATGGACTGATCAACAATTTCCTGTTCTTCCTGCTTCTGGGATCTGGTCCGGAACACTGAACCGAAAAAATTGGCCTTGGTCCGGCAGTGGCGACCGATGCGCACATTGTCCAGCACAGTCAGGGCTGAAAAGAGCCGGATATTCTGAAAAGTTCTGGCTACGCCCAGATAAGTCATTTTTTCCGGTTTATAGCCGTTTATCCGGATGTTCTTATCTTCCACCTGGAAGTGCATGTTCCCGGAAGTGGGTTTGAGCACCCCGGAAATGCAGTTGAACATGGTGCTTTTACCGGCCCCGTTGGGACCGATAAGACCCAGGATTTCACGGTGTTTTACATGAAAGCTCACGTCGGCCAGGGCCAGGAGCCCGCCAAAGCGCATGGTCAGACTGTCAATATCCAGAATATTCATTATCAGGAAGAACCAAGCTCTTTTTTAAGTTTTATCAGCATGGGGTTTTTCAAAGAAGTTGTTGCAATGCTCGGAAAGAATCCGGCCGGCTTGAAGCGCATCATCAGGACCATGATCAGTCCGTAGGCCAGAAACCTGGTCTCAGCCGGCAGGCCAAGGGTGGGCAGGACCATCCTGAGCACTTCACCCAGAGCGATGAGCACGGCCGCTCCCACCAGACTGCCTTTGAAGTTGCCCAGGCCTCCCAGGACCACCATGCACAGGACCAGAAACGACTCCCAGAATTTAAACATGTCTGGAGAGAGGAACATGGTCCACCTGGCCAGAAATGCTCCGCCTACAGCCCCAATGGCAGCGGAGATGGCAAAGCCGATGACCTTGTAGGTCAGGAGGTTGACGCCGCAGCTGGAGGCAGCAATGGGGTCTTCCCTGATGGCGAACCAGGCCCTGCCCAGCCGGGAGTCTTCCATGCGTCCCATGATGATGTAGACCAGAAGGACCATGAATATGCCCAGATAGAAATAAGGCCTGAGTCCGAAAAATTCCCAGTACCAGTCCCATTCAGGGTTGATGAGCCTGGACAGCCATGAGAGGTCGATACTGACCGGAGCAATACCTGGAAGTCCCAGAGGTCCCCGGGTCAGCCAGATTTCATTGGTCAGGAATAAAACCACAAGTTCTGAAAAACCGAATGTGACTATGGCGAAATAGTCACCGGTGAGACGCAGGGTGGGTGCGCCCAGCAGAACTCCCCATATGGCCCCGTTGAGGGCGGCCAGGGGGACAATGACCCAGAAGGACAGGCCGAAATGAATAGTCAGTAATCCGGCTGTATAGGCCCCTATACCGTAAAAGCCCACATAGCCCAGGTCCAGAAGCCCGCAAAAGCCCGGAACGATGTTCAGACCCATGGCCAGGACCATGTAGACCATGATCAGGACCATTACGTGCAGAACATACTCGCTGGCAAAGGCAAAGAGCGGATAGGAGAGGACAGCAGCCAGAACCAGGTATTTGATGGCGGTTTTAAGGTTGATGTTCATGGATCAGACCTTTTCCACTGTTGATTTCCCAAGAATACCCGATGGCCTGAAAATTATCACGGCGATCATTACAGCATAGGCTATGCCGTCCCGGTAAAGGGAGGAGATATAGCCGGCCCCCAGGGCTTCGGCTATTCCCAGGACTATCCCTCCGATCATGGCCCCGGGGACCGATCCAATGCCGCCCAGGACAGCTGCGGCAAAGGCTTTTACCCCGGCTACATAGCCCATGGTAGGATAGAGGGTATTGTAATAGATGGCCACCATGATCCCAGCCACAGCACCCATGCTTGATCCCAAGGCAAAGGTGAAGGAAATGACCCGGTTGACATTGATTCCCATGAGGGCGGCACCGGTCCTGTTCTGGGACAGGGCCCGCATGGCCGTACCGACCCTGGTTTTGTTGATGATGAAAAATAGGACCAGCATCAGGGTGGAAGCCAGAACAAATATGGACAGCTGCATCCAGCTCACATTGGCATTGCCTATACTGAAGGCGGTGGTGCGCAGAAACGAGGGCAGAGCATCCTGGACAAAGGGCCTGGGTCTGCTGCCCCAGATTATCATGGCCAGATTCTGGAGAAAGATGGACATGCCTATGGCGGTTATCAGGGCGGCCAGCCTGGGTGACTGGCGCAAGGGGCGATAGGCAAAGATGTCTAAAAGGACTCCGATCAGGGCGCAGCAGGCCATGGTCAGAACAATGACCACATAGAGGGGCAAGCCAAAGACAGTAATAAAGGTGACGGCCAGAAAGGCGGCCAGCATGAATATTTCCCCGTGGGCAAAGTTGATGAGCTGGATCACACCGTAAACCATGGTGTAGCCCACAGCAATGAGGGCATAGATCATGCCCAGGGTCAGGCCGTTGATGAGTTGTTGTTCAAGCAAGGGATCATCCTTGGTCAGGTGAGCCGATATGGTATTGATGAAGGTTTAGAAAAAATGATTCAGCCACAGCTATCTTCAAGTCCGGCAGCCAGGTCCGCCGAATCAGTCGACAATGGTCAGTACATCCATAAAACAAGGCAGGCCGGACTTTTGTCCAGTCTGCCTTGTTTGTCAAGTAGTAATGAGTTCAATGCTTAATCAAGCTGAATCGGCGCAGCAACAAACTGTCCATCCTGGACTTTTTTGACAAAAGCGGGCTTGAGGGAGTCTCCTTTTTCATTGAAATAGGTCAGCCCGGCGATGCCGTGGTATCCCTTTTCAGGAGAGTTCATGGAAGCCAGGTACTCCCTGATCTTGGCCCGGTCTGCCCCGGCCTCGGCAATGGCCTGCAGAAGAATCCCTGCTGCATCGTAGGCATTGGCGCTCATCCAGTCCACTTCACGGTCAAAGCGTTCCCTGAAGTTCTGGAGAAAGGCCTCAGCTTCGCCTTCAGCCACGTCAGGCAAAAATGGTACAGTCAGGTAGGTGTTTTCAGCGGATGATCCGGCCAGGCTGATGTAATCGGCATTGTCAAAGCCGTCGGCTCCGAATTTGGCCACTTTCATGCCCAGGTTGTCGGCCTGCCCGGCAATGAGAGCGCCTTCAGGGTAGTATCCGGAGATGAACAGGCCATCGGGATTGCTGCCGCGAAGTCTGGTCAGCTGAGGATTAAAGTCTGAAGCTCCCTTGATATATGCTTCCTGGCCCACGATATTCAGGCCCAGTTCCCTGGCCTTGTTGACAAAGGCGTCCTTGAGTCCGATGCCATAGTCGTTGTTTTCATAAAATACAGCAATGTTCTGCAGTTCAAGGACTTCATTGACGTACCTGGCCAGGAATTCTCCCTGGTAGTCGTCACGGTAGACAACCCGGAAGGCCCAGGTATTGCCGTTGCGGTCCTTGCTCTGGTCACTGATGGCCACGCTGGTGGCAGTGGGGGAGATGACCGGAACGCCCTGACGCAGATATGTGGGCAGGGCAGCCAGATGGGCAGATGAGCAGAGATGGCCTACCACGCCGACAATATTCCTGTTCTGGGCAATGCGCGAGGAAACAGTGGCAGCCTCCCTGGGCTCACACTGTTCGTCCATCCACTCCACCTGGATCTGCTGACCGTTGATTCCGCCCTGGGCGTTGATTTCCTCGACTTTAAGGGTGACTCCGGCTCTTACGTTGTCGCCGTAGGCGGCCAGGGCACCTGTAAACGGTGAAGCCACCGCAATCCTGATGGTCTGGGCCATGGACGGCGAGCTCAAAAAAAGCACAAGCAAAAAGGCCGTCACAGCCTTGAACCAATTTTTACCACTCATTTCAACCTCCTGAGAAAAAGTTGTACTTAAAAAGAATTAAGAAGCCGGACAAGACACATTTTTGTCAAGAGGTTATTGTAAAGAAGACAGGTCTGTTAATCAAGACCTGACAGGTAAAAAATTTAAGCAGGGATATAAGGGGGATGAAATCCGGGGGAAGCCAATGGTTCCCCCGGCACTAAAGGTCAGCCTTTTTTATTGAGGTATGAACTGAACATGGGGGTGATGGATGAGCATTTTTTGTAGCCGGTCAATCTCTGGTTTTCGCCTTTGACCCTTTTTAATTCTTCCCTGAGGGTTCCGTGCAGTTTTCTGGCTGAGTCAGTCAGCTGAAACTGCATTTTCTGCAGCTTCTTCAGTTTTTCAGTAAACTGCTCAGGCCGGGCCGAGGAGCTGGAAGAAAAAAGCTCGTCAAATATTTTTGCCCGTTCTTCAGCCAGTTCATGGGCCTGTTCAATGTCTTCCTCCTCAAGGCTGGCCAGTTCTCTGCAGCTTAAATCATAGGCCAGGTCGAGTCGGGCTGATGCGTTGTTCATGGGATCTCCTTCCAGGGATTTCTTAATGGGTGGCTGAGTAGTTGGGCTGTCCTGGCAGGACAGGACCCGGACCAGTGGGTTTGAGTCCCTTTTGCTTAAGGGCTGGTCCTGTTTTTTTCAGGCTACCCCCCGCAGTTCTTCCCTTATTTCAGAAACGATTTTTTTCCAGTTTTCAACCAGGGGCAGGAATTCATACTCAATGAGATCGGACAGGAGGATCCAGTCCTCGTTTTCCTGGACCTCGATCATTTCGGTGAACAGCTCGGAAAGCCTTTCCACGCCTTTTTCCATACGCTGGTTATTTTTCAGCTGAAATTCCTCTTTGAGTACGCTGACCATGCCCATGAAGTCCCTGGTGACCTCAAGAAGATCCTGGTACATGTCCAGGGCTTCAGC is a window from the Desulfonatronovibrio hydrogenovorans DSM 9292 genome containing:
- a CDS encoding branched-chain amino acid ABC transporter permease — encoded protein: MLEQQLINGLTLGMIYALIAVGYTMVYGVIQLINFAHGEIFMLAAFLAVTFITVFGLPLYVVIVLTMACCALIGVLLDIFAYRPLRQSPRLAALITAIGMSIFLQNLAMIIWGSRPRPFVQDALPSFLRTTAFSIGNANVSWMQLSIFVLASTLMLVLFFIINKTRVGTAMRALSQNRTGAALMGINVNRVISFTFALGSSMGAVAGIMVAIYYNTLYPTMGYVAGVKAFAAAVLGGIGSVPGAMIGGIVLGIAEALGAGYISSLYRDGIAYAVMIAVIIFRPSGILGKSTVEKV
- a CDS encoding ABC transporter ATP-binding protein is translated as MNILDIDSLTMRFGGLLALADVSFHVKHREILGLIGPNGAGKSTMFNCISGVLKPTSGNMHFQVEDKNIRINGYKPEKMTYLGVARTFQNIRLFSALTVLDNVRIGRHCRTKANFFGSVFRTRSQKQEEQEIVDQSMEWLKFVGLEKFAFYPAASLSYGFQRKLEIARSLATEPRLLLLDEPAAGMNPKETRALTELIHRISDLGITVILIEHDMKLVMTICKRLVVLDHGIKIAQGGPREIRENPKVIEAYLGRGAADA
- a CDS encoding PAS domain-containing protein, which encodes MKYKIGLIGPGKLLSHVVGKLGRSMPESSGKVTGVCITDQEVFEHGVPAYSQWRDLVKNISPDYVMVLTRDQELRADIRQNLPGHIDLAEELPGKLGTVNMITMAVLKKKVEKKKRFLTSMVEAFPFAAVIFNRFGVVSHWNSGCEDLTGVKAEDVVGSQDVGRAFYDHERPLIGQMLLKDYSSSQYRRFFPSPDLDIDLDQGSVVVKGFMGYRGKIQGYYQVTAQKIVLDGQVIGAIELIQDLNALTFLQEEAARKQAALHSIVNHLPFPMVQTTLQGSVIFINKTALDFLGEMSGADPQDLPLNIFKVYPELENEFSSFLRGLAKEKDDLYHQERQHSKIIYREGSSLDVTCLSPPGQSSELIWIIRNVSHKERESQLNTALAMVGTISHELSQPLTAIINSSQLLSRTKPEDVERARRHQKIINEQGERLFGIYRKLQNITQVRMQKYLDTQILDLDESAEEMRAVEDKKK
- a CDS encoding ABC transporter ATP-binding protein — encoded protein: MLKVEDIHTYYGNIHAIKGLSLEVKQGEIVTLIGSNGAGKSTTLMSISGITRPRQGRIFFQGQEITNAPTDGIVSMGITQVPEGRMIFPRLTVYENLLMGAYLRKDRKGIKLDEKHAFELFPILGERRKQAGGTLSGGEQQMLAIARALMARPKLLLLDEPSLGLAPIVVENIFEVITRINSQGTTILLVEQNAQMALQTAHKGYVLETGKIILQGTAKELMENPSVQEAYLGMD
- a CDS encoding branched-chain amino acid ABC transporter permease, translated to MNINLKTAIKYLVLAAVLSYPLFAFASEYVLHVMVLIMVYMVLAMGLNIVPGFCGLLDLGYVGFYGIGAYTAGLLTIHFGLSFWVIVPLAALNGAIWGVLLGAPTLRLTGDYFAIVTFGFSELVVLFLTNEIWLTRGPLGLPGIAPVSIDLSWLSRLINPEWDWYWEFFGLRPYFYLGIFMVLLVYIIMGRMEDSRLGRAWFAIREDPIAASSCGVNLLTYKVIGFAISAAIGAVGGAFLARWTMFLSPDMFKFWESFLVLCMVVLGGLGNFKGSLVGAAVLIALGEVLRMVLPTLGLPAETRFLAYGLIMVLMMRFKPAGFFPSIATTSLKNPMLIKLKKELGSS
- a CDS encoding ABC transporter substrate-binding protein, translated to MSGKNWFKAVTAFLLVLFLSSPSMAQTIRIAVASPFTGALAAYGDNVRAGVTLKVEEINAQGGINGQQIQVEWMDEQCEPREAATVSSRIAQNRNIVGVVGHLCSSAHLAALPTYLRQGVPVISPTATSVAISDQSKDRNGNTWAFRVVYRDDYQGEFLARYVNEVLELQNIAVFYENNDYGIGLKDAFVNKARELGLNIVGQEAYIKGASDFNPQLTRLRGSNPDGLFISGYYPEGALIAGQADNLGMKVAKFGADGFDNADYISLAGSSAENTYLTVPFLPDVAEGEAEAFLQNFRERFDREVDWMSANAYDAAGILLQAIAEAGADRAKIREYLASMNSPEKGYHGIAGLTYFNEKGDSLKPAFVKKVQDGQFVAAPIQLD